One Brevibacillus choshinensis genomic window carries:
- a CDS encoding transglutaminase-like domain-containing protein produces MRVWKRPSLLEWVSALLLFLMIREWLLPLQELTDTGMLWPFLGIAAIVLILDQIIPYRWLTLPIKLVVILFLLHTTLFDTSIFGTQWLKELAAQMLRDIPHAFQQDWGAMSPVTRNALFDLLLTVLLSMITYLVLEQRQGLWFVVLTELYLAVLDTFLPYEGDGGIIRTLIYGFLLLAVSHLTTMTKHATLAGNRSWIALRTLIAPILIIAVSVGIAYSAPKKDASWPDPIAYFTGQNQGAPVGAMKKVGYDNNDERLGGPFLQDDTLVFVGITNEESYWRGDSKDLYTGVGWEKGIREYESILDPSKYEWKDQLFTGFETKKVKATLQFKGPQQFATVFYPGQLNKVSNYRPPNATVVYDKMNQQLEVRAGAVKLLQTTNHSNQPATGPNTLLLKLNQYEIEAEAPIVSEKAVTEAGTEYPKEIKERYLQLPPSLPPRVKELAQNITKDAKTPYEKVRAIENYLRSSGKYKYETKDVPVPKEGQDFVDHFLFDSYRGYCDHFSTSMAVLLRSIDIPTRWVKGFAPGERVGQDEQGNQIMEVRNKDAHSWVEVYFPNHGWVPFEATSTFMSPVRFKYDLQTSEPQVPLPLPDLGNVAAPDRGDGRLDDLEEGDSVSGRGR; encoded by the coding sequence ATGCGTGTATGGAAACGTCCCAGTCTGCTGGAGTGGGTGTCGGCCCTCTTGCTGTTCCTGATGATACGAGAGTGGCTGCTGCCTTTGCAAGAGCTGACGGATACAGGGATGCTCTGGCCTTTTCTCGGGATAGCCGCCATCGTCCTGATCCTTGATCAGATCATACCCTACCGCTGGTTGACCTTACCGATCAAGCTGGTTGTCATCTTGTTCCTTCTGCACACGACGCTGTTTGACACTTCGATATTCGGTACACAGTGGCTCAAGGAGCTGGCTGCGCAGATGCTGCGAGATATCCCGCACGCCTTTCAGCAGGATTGGGGAGCGATGTCTCCTGTGACGCGGAATGCCTTGTTTGACCTGCTTCTCACGGTCCTGCTGTCGATGATCACTTATTTGGTGCTCGAACAGCGTCAAGGACTGTGGTTTGTCGTATTGACGGAGCTTTATCTGGCTGTTCTCGATACATTCCTTCCGTACGAGGGGGATGGAGGAATTATCCGCACCTTGATTTACGGATTCTTGCTGCTCGCGGTCAGCCATTTGACGACCATGACGAAACACGCTACGCTGGCGGGGAATCGGAGCTGGATCGCGCTGCGAACGTTGATCGCTCCTATTCTGATCATTGCGGTAAGCGTCGGCATAGCCTATTCGGCTCCGAAAAAGGATGCGAGCTGGCCAGATCCTATCGCGTATTTTACGGGTCAGAATCAGGGAGCTCCTGTCGGGGCTATGAAGAAGGTCGGCTACGACAATAACGATGAACGCCTTGGCGGTCCGTTTTTGCAGGATGATACCCTCGTGTTCGTCGGTATTACGAATGAAGAAAGCTATTGGCGCGGGGATTCCAAGGATCTCTACACCGGAGTCGGCTGGGAAAAAGGAATCCGCGAGTACGAGTCCATCCTAGACCCGAGCAAATACGAATGGAAAGACCAGCTGTTCACCGGCTTTGAAACAAAGAAGGTCAAGGCTACCCTGCAATTCAAAGGTCCACAGCAGTTCGCAACTGTCTTTTATCCAGGACAGTTGAACAAAGTAAGCAATTACCGGCCGCCAAACGCGACAGTCGTCTACGACAAGATGAATCAACAGCTGGAAGTGCGGGCAGGAGCGGTCAAGCTGCTGCAGACAACGAACCATTCGAATCAGCCGGCTACAGGGCCCAACACCCTGCTGTTGAAGCTGAATCAGTATGAGATCGAGGCCGAAGCGCCGATCGTCAGTGAAAAAGCCGTGACCGAAGCGGGGACTGAGTACCCGAAAGAGATCAAGGAGCGGTACTTGCAACTGCCGCCAAGCCTTCCGCCACGAGTCAAGGAGCTCGCGCAAAACATCACCAAGGATGCCAAAACTCCTTATGAAAAAGTGAGGGCCATCGAGAATTACTTGCGTTCGAGTGGAAAATATAAGTATGAAACGAAGGATGTTCCTGTACCGAAGGAAGGTCAGGACTTCGTCGACCACTTCCTGTTTGATAGCTATCGCGGCTATTGCGACCATTTCTCTACATCGATGGCTGTCCTGCTCCGTTCCATTGACATCCCGACAAGATGGGTGAAAGGGTTTGCGCCGGGCGAGCGAGTCGGGCAAGATGAGCAAGGAAATCAAATCATGGAAGTGCGAAATAAGGACGCTCACTCGTGGGTGGAAGTGTACTTCCCAAACCACGGATGGGTACCGTTTGAAGCAACCAGCACGTTTATGTCTCCAGTCCGCTTCAAGTATGATCTGCAAACCTCAGAGCCGCAGGTTCCGCTGCCATTGCCTGATTTGGGGAATGTGGCTGCACCGGA